In Numida meleagris isolate 19003 breed g44 Domestic line chromosome 3, NumMel1.0, whole genome shotgun sequence, the following are encoded in one genomic region:
- the LOC110396639 gene encoding small basic protein 1-like — protein sequence MRLLCVLFAVLLLFSMAAPGHGQLKGICKGYCSSVCEKKDMWTIHRSCKKAYCCLPPLKKGK from the exons ATGAGGCTGCTCTGCGTGCTctttgctgtgctcctgctcttctccatggCCGCCCCGG GGCACGGGCAGCTCAAAGGCATCTGCAAAGGGTACTGCTCCTCCGTGTGCGAAAAAAAGGACATGTGGACGATCCACCGATCCTGCAAGAAGGCGTACTGCTGCCTCCCCCCTctcaaaaagggaaaatga
- the LOC110396638 gene encoding meleagrin-like, protein MRFLYLVFAAFLLVSLAAPGCGEILKYCPKVGHCSPKCSTMEIWGRSLNCKMHCCLPAGWKWK, encoded by the exons ATGAGGTTCCTCTACCTCGTCTTCGCTGCCTTCCTGCTGGTCTCCCTGGCCGCTCCAG GCTGTGGGGAGATCCTCAAGTACTGCCCCAAGGTCGGCCACTGCTCCCCCAAGTGCTCCACGATGGAGATCTGGGGCCGCTCCCTCAACTGCAAGatgcactgctgcctgcccgCCGGCTGGAAGTGGAAGTGA